One Deinococcus sp. LM3 DNA segment encodes these proteins:
- a CDS encoding PLP-dependent aminotransferase family protein: MDASPPAGRPAPAPAPVDLPLSLDRASGVGLARQLAAQLRAAASGGTLEPGQRLPSTRALALALGVGRNVVFEAYEDLLAEGFLIGRDRSGTFVAPDLAVDHAPGAARPAPSRSARWLQRDVPEPQVEHPGPPDLLAFRVGQTDTDALTRGEWRRVWRAVADAPLPGDYADPAGDPELRGAVAAYLKRARGFVCDPDDVIITSGALQGVDLIAQAVLAAGDHVAFEDPGYRLARQIFQERGARITPLPVDNDGLRLDALPGGPDAPLLVYTTPSHQFPLGVRLSIPRRLALLEWAQTHDALIIEDDYDSEFRYGAAPLPSLASLDTAGHVVYLGTFSKVLSPAVRVGYLVAPRPLRERLLRVKSRLDAHTSWPVQRALALMITQGHLERHIRRMRKTYAARRAALSGALSGCRPHARLMGLEAGLHAHLELDPALDAADVSARARTLGVVVPTLTPYYLGGADRNGLLLGYGGLDLPQVRRAAGLLARALADAAGDGGNARRRA, translated from the coding sequence ATGGACGCCTCACCTCCTGCCGGACGCCCGGCCCCGGCCCCGGCCCCGGTGGACCTGCCGCTCTCGCTGGACCGCGCCTCCGGCGTGGGGCTGGCCCGGCAGCTGGCCGCGCAACTGCGGGCGGCGGCGTCCGGCGGGACGCTGGAGCCGGGGCAGCGGCTGCCGTCCACGCGGGCGCTGGCGCTGGCGCTGGGCGTCGGACGGAACGTGGTGTTCGAGGCGTACGAGGACCTGCTGGCCGAGGGGTTCCTGATCGGCCGGGACCGGTCCGGGACCTTCGTCGCGCCGGACCTCGCGGTGGACCACGCGCCCGGCGCGGCCCGCCCGGCCCCCAGCCGCAGCGCCCGCTGGTTGCAGCGGGACGTGCCGGAACCGCAGGTCGAACATCCGGGACCGCCGGACCTGCTGGCGTTCCGGGTGGGGCAGACCGACACGGACGCCCTGACGCGCGGCGAGTGGCGGCGCGTGTGGCGCGCGGTGGCCGACGCGCCGCTGCCCGGCGATTACGCGGACCCGGCGGGCGACCCGGAGCTGCGCGGCGCGGTCGCGGCGTACCTGAAACGCGCGCGGGGCTTCGTGTGCGACCCGGACGACGTGATCATCACGTCCGGGGCGCTACAGGGCGTGGACCTGATCGCGCAGGCCGTCCTGGCTGCCGGTGACCACGTGGCCTTCGAGGACCCCGGTTACCGGCTGGCGCGGCAGATCTTCCAGGAGCGGGGCGCGCGGATCACGCCGCTCCCGGTCGACAACGACGGCCTGCGCCTGGACGCCCTGCCGGGCGGGCCGGACGCGCCGCTGCTGGTGTACACCACGCCCAGCCACCAGTTTCCGCTGGGCGTGCGGCTGTCCATCCCGAGGCGGCTGGCGCTGCTGGAATGGGCGCAGACGCACGACGCCCTGATCATCGAGGACGATTACGACAGCGAATTCCGGTACGGGGCGGCGCCGCTGCCGTCGCTGGCGTCGCTGGATACCGCGGGGCACGTGGTGTACCTGGGCACCTTCTCGAAGGTGCTGTCCCCGGCGGTGCGGGTGGGGTACCTGGTCGCGCCCCGGCCGCTGCGGGAGCGGCTGCTGCGCGTCAAGAGCCGCCTGGACGCGCACACCAGCTGGCCGGTGCAGCGCGCCCTGGCCCTGATGATCACGCAGGGGCACCTGGAGCGGCACATCCGCCGGATGCGCAAGACCTACGCGGCGCGCCGCGCGGCCCTGAGCGGCGCCCTGAGCGGCTGCCGCCCGCACGCCCGCCTGATGGGCCTGGAGGCCGGCCTGCACGCCCACCTGGAACTCGACCCGGCGCTGGACGCCGCCGACGTGAGTGCGCGCGCGCGGACGCTGGGCGTGGTCGTGCCCACCCTGACCCCGTACTACCTGGGCGGCGCGGACCGCAACGGTCTGCTGCTCGGCTACGGTGGCCTGGACCTCCCGCAGGTGCGGCGCGCGGCCGGACTGCTGGCGCGGGCGCTGGCCGACGCGGCGGGGGACGGGGGGAACGCCCGCCGCCGCGCATGA
- a CDS encoding amino acid ABC transporter permease: MSLKSAPARHPLLTTAAWVVGGVAAFYGLFWLISFVLGQMPDPIGPRADLFVEGARTTLLLTLISGAFGLGVGALVGLARTSHLWLLRLPASLFIWVIRGTPLLVQLLFVYNALPAILESMGLNVQLNEFSSAVLALALNVGAYNAEVIRAGLQAVPRGQNEAARSLGLSGTQTMVTVVMPQALRIVTPPLVNNMVALLKDSSLASSISLLELTLAGSRVSSETFLPIPVLTTVAAVYLTLTTVMTLFTDQLERRLKVVSR; encoded by the coding sequence GTGTCGCTGAAATCCGCCCCGGCCCGGCACCCGCTGCTGACCACCGCCGCGTGGGTCGTGGGGGGCGTCGCCGCCTTCTACGGACTGTTCTGGCTGATCAGTTTCGTGCTGGGGCAGATGCCGGACCCGATCGGGCCGCGCGCCGACCTGTTCGTGGAGGGCGCGCGCACCACGCTGCTGCTCACGCTGATCTCCGGCGCGTTCGGGCTGGGCGTGGGCGCCCTGGTCGGGCTGGCCCGCACCTCGCACCTGTGGCTGCTGCGCCTGCCCGCCTCGCTGTTCATCTGGGTGATTCGCGGCACGCCGCTGCTGGTGCAGCTGCTGTTCGTGTACAACGCGCTGCCCGCCATCCTGGAATCCATGGGCCTGAACGTCCAGCTGAACGAGTTCTCGTCGGCGGTGCTGGCGCTGGCCCTGAACGTCGGCGCGTACAACGCCGAGGTGATCCGCGCCGGGCTGCAGGCCGTGCCGCGCGGGCAGAACGAGGCGGCGCGCTCGCTCGGCCTGAGCGGCACGCAGACCATGGTCACGGTCGTCATGCCGCAGGCGCTGCGGATCGTCACGCCGCCCCTGGTGAACAACATGGTCGCGCTGCTCAAGGACTCCTCGCTGGCGAGTTCCATCTCGCTGCTGGAACTCACGCTGGCCGGTTCGCGCGTCAGCAGTGAGACGTTCCTGCCCATCCCGGTCCTCACGACCGTCGCCGCCGTGTACCTGACCCTGACCACCGTGATGACCCTCTTCACCGACCAGCTCGAGCGCCGCCTCAAGGTGGTGTCGCGCTGA
- a CDS encoding ABC transporter substrate-binding protein, producing the protein MTHTTTRLPLTRLPLTRLTLALGALLGAATMNSAQARTLAEIKASGTLKIGTNAEFKPFTYFEGKTMKGFEYDLGNAIARQMGVKAEWINQPFDNLLIGLNQNRFDLVISSHGITPERARAVDFSLPHYCSGGVILSRPGGPKTAADLKGKTVSTQVGTTYVDQIKKVTGDRNLRLFPNNAGALQALMSGRVDAMVNEKFYSLEALKLNGKKLQQGEMLFQEKLGMAVAKGNKTLLGAVNASLKTVQANGTYAKISKSHFGQDVRCR; encoded by the coding sequence ATGACCCACACCACGACCCGCCTGCCCCTGACCCGCCTGCCCCTGACCCGCCTGACGCTCGCTCTGGGCGCGCTGCTCGGCGCGGCCACCATGAACTCCGCGCAGGCGCGCACGCTGGCCGAGATCAAGGCGTCCGGTACCCTCAAGATCGGCACGAACGCCGAATTCAAACCGTTCACCTACTTCGAGGGCAAGACCATGAAAGGCTTCGAGTACGACCTCGGCAACGCCATCGCCAGGCAGATGGGCGTGAAGGCCGAGTGGATCAACCAGCCCTTCGACAACCTGCTGATCGGCCTGAACCAGAACCGCTTCGATCTCGTGATCTCCTCGCACGGCATCACGCCCGAACGCGCCAGGGCCGTGGACTTCAGCCTCCCGCACTACTGCAGCGGCGGCGTGATCCTCAGCCGTCCCGGCGGCCCGAAAACCGCGGCCGACCTGAAAGGCAAGACCGTCTCCACGCAGGTCGGCACCACCTACGTCGACCAGATCAAGAAGGTCACGGGCGACCGCAACCTGCGCCTGTTCCCCAACAACGCCGGCGCGCTGCAGGCCCTGATGAGCGGCCGCGTGGACGCCATGGTCAACGAGAAGTTCTACAGCCTCGAGGCGCTGAAACTGAACGGCAAGAAACTCCAGCAGGGTGAGATGCTGTTCCAGGAGAAACTCGGCATGGCGGTCGCCAAGGGCAACAAGACCCTGCTCGGCGCCGTGAACGCCAGCCTGAAGACCGTGCAGGCCAACGGCACCTACGCGAAGATCTCCAAGAGCCACTTCGGGCAGGACGTCCGGTGTCGCTGA